CATGAACGATCTGCTGCGTGGCGTGGCGACCTCCGGGACGGGTGCGCGCGCGTCACGCGAATTGAAGCGTACCGATATTGGCGGTAAAACAGGCACTACCAACGATTCTCAGGATGCCTGGTTTGCTGGCTACACCCCCGAGCTGGTCGGCATCGCCTGGATGGGCTTTGACAAACCGCGCAGTCTGGGCTCCGGGGAAACCGGCGGCGGTGCCTCCATGCCCATCTGGATCAATTACATGCGCACTGCCCTCAAAGACAAGCCTGTGGTGCCTCCTGGCCCTGTGCCCTCTGGCCTGTCACGCATCAATGGGGACTTTTACTTTGACGAGTTCCCACCCGGTCAGGCCATTGCTCGCGTTGGTTTACCTGCTCCCGGTGACGGCGCCTTGCAACAGGGCGGCGGGGATCAGAACGATGGAATTGGTGACCTGCTGCGGCAGCTGGATTCTGATGCCAGCCCCTCGGGCGCTGCCGCGCAACCCTTTGTTCCCTTTTAAATCACCTACCCAAACGCCGGCCTAGCCGGCGTTTTTTTGCTTTGTCCTTCACAATGGCATAATGCTCTGCATTGTCCGCACTGGTTTCATACCTACATGAACAAACTACGTTCCTCCCGTTTGCTGGCCTTGTTGGCACTGAGCGCCTTGCTGGGCGCCTGCGGTTACAAAGGCCCCTTGTACCATCCCCCAGCGCAGGAATCAGCGGACGCCCAGACAGCGCCGCGCTGATTCCCGCCCTGCTCGCCTAACCTCTGTTATTTGTCGACACCATGACCGTTGCACCTCACTTTCAATTTCAGAACAACACGCTACACGCCGAGCAAATTCCCCTGAGCAAGCTGGCTGAAGAATTCGGCACCCCTCTGTATGTGTATTCCCGCCAAGCCTTGCGCGATGCTTGGGAGTCCTACCGAGTGGCTGGCCAGGACCGCAAGTTGTTGGTGTGCTATGGCATGAAGGCCAACTCCAATCTGGCCATTTTGCAAGAATTTGCCCGCTTGGGTACCGGTTTTGATATCGTCTCGGGCGGCGAGCTGGCCCGTGTCATCGCTGCCGGCGGCGACCCTGGCAAAGTGGTGTTCTCAGGTGTGGGCAAACAGGTTTGGGAAATCGAAGCGGCTCTGAAAGCAGGCGTGAAGTGTTTTAACGTCGAGTCCGAAGCGGAGCTGGAACGTGTAGCACAGGTTGCGGAACGCATGAATGTGAAAGCGCCTGTTTCCTTGCGCGTCAATCCAGACGTGGACGCACGCACCCACCCTTACATCTCTACGGGCCTGAAAGACAACAAGTTCGGCGTGCCCATTGACCAGGCTCCCCGCATCTACGCACGCGCCCAAGCGCTGCCTAGCCTGAACATTGTGGGTGTGGACTGTCATATCGGCTCGCAGATTACCGA
This genomic interval from Alcaligenes ammonioxydans contains the following:
- the lptM gene encoding LPS translocon maturation chaperone LptM translates to MNKLRSSRLLALLALSALLGACGYKGPLYHPPAQESADAQTAPR